The Austwickia sp. genome includes a region encoding these proteins:
- a CDS encoding serine/threonine protein kinase: protein MGRYRLCSELGRGGMGVVHLALDDRGRAVAVKVLRDHVTDDPATRARLAREVDHLWRIRHPGVAGIVDADVQGSRPYVVTRYIPGPPLDRYVAQHGPLPPEALFALARDLSEALSAVHAAGVVHRDLKPANVLLHDGRPVLIDFGIAYGTDDARITSTGLVMGTPGFLAPEILDGAQVTSATDWWAWAATLAFAASGRVPFGEGPADAVLARIRAGECDLAGVDPALAPLLRAALDPQPTARPTQAQILAGLERYAARGGPTASLPALPRTEVIPAVARTAPVPIVPASPASPGVRAAAYGAPVAAPHGSASGHQVAAPHGSPSRPPAAAPYAPYAPPPGAAYGSGAVPRARRTGVIVAGAALLAAFALVAPVLALVAGTAWSWVARTVDRAVVGLSLRRGEYGVRRGDVAGAVVRSPAYAVGAALGSIFGAILPALAGGCALAGAIALQGAGPVPGSASDTSAAAPLLAGAAAALLVGWWGPGGSTVRRGSRVVARALTPGRHGSTVVAAVLLLAGAVVALISQSSGFEPTWAPLGDDPFAWVRGLSASGLRSS, encoded by the coding sequence GTGGGCCGCTACCGCCTCTGCTCCGAGCTCGGCCGCGGCGGCATGGGCGTCGTTCACCTGGCGCTGGACGATCGGGGCCGCGCGGTGGCCGTCAAGGTGCTCCGCGACCACGTGACGGACGACCCGGCGACGCGCGCGCGGCTGGCGCGCGAGGTCGATCACCTCTGGCGGATTCGGCACCCGGGGGTCGCGGGCATCGTCGACGCCGACGTCCAGGGATCGCGGCCGTACGTCGTGACCCGGTACATTCCCGGCCCGCCGTTGGATCGGTACGTCGCCCAACACGGCCCACTGCCCCCCGAGGCCCTGTTCGCCCTCGCGCGGGACCTCTCCGAGGCGCTCTCCGCGGTGCACGCGGCCGGCGTGGTGCACCGTGATCTCAAGCCCGCCAACGTCTTGCTGCACGACGGGCGGCCCGTGCTCATCGACTTCGGGATCGCGTACGGCACCGACGACGCCCGGATCACGTCGACGGGTCTGGTGATGGGCACGCCGGGGTTCCTGGCCCCGGAAATCCTCGACGGGGCGCAGGTCACCTCGGCCACGGACTGGTGGGCGTGGGCCGCGACGCTGGCCTTCGCGGCCTCCGGCCGGGTGCCGTTCGGCGAGGGCCCGGCCGATGCGGTCCTGGCCCGCATCCGGGCTGGCGAGTGCGACCTCGCCGGGGTCGACCCCGCCTTGGCGCCGCTGCTGCGCGCGGCCCTCGATCCCCAGCCGACAGCGCGGCCGACGCAGGCGCAGATCCTGGCGGGGCTGGAGCGATACGCCGCGCGGGGTGGGCCCACCGCGTCCTTGCCCGCGTTGCCCCGCACCGAGGTCATCCCCGCGGTGGCGAGGACGGCGCCCGTCCCGATCGTCCCGGCGTCGCCCGCTTCTCCTGGGGTGCGGGCCGCAGCGTACGGAGCACCGGTCGCTGCGCCGCACGGGTCGGCCTCCGGGCATCAAGTCGCTGCGCCGCATGGGTCCCCGTCCCGGCCGCCCGCCGCGGCGCCGTACGCGCCGTACGCCCCGCCGCCGGGCGCGGCGTACGGAAGTGGGGCCGTCCCGCGGGCCCGACGGACCGGGGTGATCGTCGCGGGAGCGGCGCTTCTCGCGGCGTTTGCGCTGGTCGCGCCGGTGCTTGCGCTGGTTGCCGGGACCGCGTGGTCCTGGGTGGCGCGCACGGTGGACCGCGCCGTCGTGGGGCTGAGCCTGCGGCGCGGGGAGTACGGCGTACGGCGCGGCGACGTGGCGGGAGCCGTGGTGCGTTCTCCGGCGTACGCCGTGGGGGCGGCGCTCGGCAGCATCTTCGGTGCGATCCTTCCCGCGCTCGCGGGGGGATGTGCCCTCGCGGGGGCCATCGCGCTGCAGGGGGCTGGGCCAGTCCCCGGGTCGGCGAGCGACACCTCGGCCGCGGCGCCTCTGCTCGCGGGGGCTGCCGCCGCGCTGCTCGTCGGCTGGTGGGGGCCGGGGGGATCCACGGTACGTCGAGGGTCGCGGGTGGTCGCGCGAGCTCTCACCCCGGGTCGACACGGGTCCACGGTTGTGGCCGCGGTCTTGCTCCTGGCAGGCGCGGTGGTCGCGTTGATCTCCCAGTCGAGCGGATTCGAACCCACCTGGGCGCCCCTAGGAGACGACCCGTTCGCGTGGGTGCGGGGTCTCTCGGCGTCGGGCCTCCGCAGCTCGTGA
- a CDS encoding transglycosylase family protein: MAHTPKHVAPRRHISRAIGTGIATLATAAVGVAIVPSAAHADVWDSVAACEAGGNWNINTGNGFYGGLQFTQSSWLAAGGGAYASRADLASREAQIAVGQRLLAMQGPGAWPVCSVRAGLTRGSGGGSVAPAPARAAAPAAPARTAAAAPAQAKAAAATPAAAAAVPAAVVKPAAGALKPADTKLVQSWTGTGAGVWDAKALSALQAKLGANATGKTDVQTIAAAEKLVGLSASGLDYFTQPMLDKLSAYAQVKLAEASAKALASAAEGGSISQSTLQLAVAPASYR, encoded by the coding sequence ATGGCCCATACCCCTAAGCACGTCGCCCCGCGCCGGCACATCAGCCGCGCTATCGGTACCGGCATCGCTACCCTCGCCACCGCGGCGGTCGGCGTTGCCATCGTCCCCTCGGCCGCGCACGCGGACGTCTGGGACAGCGTCGCCGCCTGTGAGGCCGGCGGGAACTGGAACATCAACACCGGCAACGGCTTCTACGGGGGCCTGCAGTTCACCCAGTCCAGCTGGCTCGCTGCCGGTGGTGGCGCCTACGCCTCCCGGGCGGACCTGGCCAGCCGCGAAGCACAGATCGCCGTCGGTCAGCGGCTCCTCGCCATGCAGGGCCCGGGCGCCTGGCCCGTCTGCTCGGTGCGCGCCGGCCTGACCCGCGGTAGCGGTGGCGGCTCCGTCGCCCCGGCGCCGGCCCGCGCGGCCGCGCCTGCTGCCCCGGCTCGTACCGCCGCGGCCGCTCCCGCCCAGGCCAAGGCCGCCGCCGCCACGCCCGCTGCTGCCGCTGCCGTCCCGGCTGCGGTCGTCAAGCCGGCCGCCGGCGCCCTGAAGCCGGCCGACACGAAGCTGGTCCAGTCCTGGACCGGCACCGGTGCGGGCGTCTGGGACGCCAAGGCGCTGAGCGCGCTGCAGGCCAAGCTCGGCGCGAACGCGACCGGCAAGACCGACGTCCAGACCATCGCCGCCGCCGAGAAGCTGGTCGGCCTCTCCGCCTCCGGCCTGGACTACTTCACGCAGCCGATGCTGGACAAGCTCTCGGCGTACGCGCAGGTCAAGCTCGCCGAGGCCAGCGCCAAGGCGCTCGCGTCCGCGGCCGAGGGTGGCTCGATCTCGCAGAGCACGCTGCAGCTCGCGGTGGCCCCCGCGTCGTACCGCTGA
- a CDS encoding DDE-type integrase/transposase/recombinase translates to MDDLAGDLSTRAACELVGLSRAGKYRAAQPQRLHHGPALPRPTHNALAPAERDQIIEVLTSAEFVDKAPVQVYYTLLERGCYLASPRTMYRVLAAADLLTERRSQAKHPPRAVPHLHATGPCQVASWDITAFLGPRRGHYYYGFMMIDIFSRLMPAARSYPGPREEYVEELITACIEGFAGVIPAMIHSDNGSAMIAGTVTDLYERLGITRSLSRPRVSNDNPYSEALFKTTKYCPAYPGSFDSIKESQEFLDDLREYYNNHHYHSGLKFYTPASVHNGTWPHIQYLRQQTLNAAYATNPHRFTRSPLAPAPPAEAWINQPPATSPPPTPRRHRHRNPDQWSHRR, encoded by the coding sequence GTGGATGACCTCGCTGGCGACCTATCCACACGGGCAGCCTGTGAGTTGGTGGGGTTGTCTCGGGCCGGGAAATACCGCGCCGCGCAACCTCAACGACTCCATCATGGTCCGGCGTTACCCCGGCCGACGCATAATGCGCTGGCCCCGGCAGAACGTGACCAGATCATCGAGGTCTTGACCAGTGCAGAATTCGTCGACAAGGCACCGGTCCAGGTCTACTACACGCTGCTGGAGCGCGGCTGCTACCTAGCCTCCCCACGGACCATGTACCGCGTCCTGGCCGCCGCGGACCTGCTCACCGAGCGCCGATCCCAGGCCAAGCACCCCCCGCGGGCGGTGCCCCACTTGCACGCGACCGGACCGTGCCAGGTCGCTTCTTGGGACATCACTGCATTCCTTGGTCCCCGCCGCGGCCACTACTACTACGGATTCATGATGATCGACATCTTTTCCCGACTGATGCCCGCCGCACGGTCATACCCCGGGCCCCGGGAAGAGTACGTCGAGGAATTAATCACAGCCTGCATCGAAGGATTCGCCGGTGTCATTCCAGCGATGATTCACTCAGACAACGGCTCCGCGATGATCGCAGGAACTGTCACTGATCTCTACGAACGGCTCGGGATCACCCGGTCGTTGTCCCGGCCGCGTGTCTCGAACGACAACCCGTACTCCGAAGCGCTGTTCAAGACCACGAAATACTGCCCGGCCTATCCCGGTTCCTTCGACTCCATCAAGGAGTCACAAGAATTCCTCGACGACCTCCGAGAATACTACAACAACCACCACTACCATTCCGGGTTGAAGTTCTACACACCGGCCAGCGTGCACAACGGCACCTGGCCCCACATCCAATACCTGCGCCAACAAACACTGAACGCCGCATACGCCACCAATCCGCACCGATTTACCCGGTCACCCCTCGCGCCAGCACCTCCCGCCGAGGCCTGGATCAACCAGCCCCCCGCCACATCACCACCACCGACCCCAAGGAGACACAGACACAGAAATCCTGACCAGTGGTCTCACCGCCGTTGA
- a CDS encoding IS256 family transposase gives MLKVVHDASASNESAGGSLLDEIVRDGARQMLAAALQAEVAVYIEAFADEVDEAGRRLVVRNGHHGSREVTTAAGAIPVRAPRVNDKRVDPITGQRQRFASAILPAWARKSPKVAEVLPLLYLHGLSSGDFGPALTQFLGSGAGLSAATITRLTKDWQDEAAAFNKRSLAETDYVYVWVDGIHLKVRLEQDKVCLLVMIGVRADGSKELIALDDGHRESTESWLDLLRCCKRRGMRVPVLAVGDGALGFWAAVRQVFPEAREQRCWFHKIANVLNVLPKSAQPGAKAALAEIWNAEDKDHAKAAAKAFVADYGAKWPKAAAKITEDLDVLLAFYDYPAEHWIHLRTTNPIESTFATVRLRQRVTKGPGSRAAGVAMAFKLIESAQARWRAVNAPHLVALVRAGATFKNGQLVERDDDETGAAA, from the coding sequence ATGCTCAAGGTAGTTCACGACGCTTCGGCGTCCAACGAGTCGGCCGGTGGTTCGCTGTTGGATGAGATCGTCCGTGACGGCGCTCGGCAGATGCTTGCGGCAGCGTTGCAGGCCGAGGTCGCTGTCTACATCGAGGCGTTCGCCGACGAGGTCGACGAGGCGGGTCGGCGGCTGGTGGTGCGCAACGGTCATCACGGGTCGCGGGAGGTGACCACGGCGGCGGGCGCGATCCCGGTGCGTGCACCGCGGGTCAACGACAAGCGCGTCGACCCGATCACCGGGCAGCGGCAGCGGTTCGCCTCGGCGATCCTGCCGGCCTGGGCGAGGAAGTCGCCGAAGGTTGCCGAGGTGTTGCCGCTGCTGTACCTGCACGGCCTGTCCAGCGGCGACTTCGGCCCGGCGCTGACCCAGTTCCTCGGCTCCGGTGCGGGCCTGTCGGCGGCCACGATCACCCGGCTGACGAAGGACTGGCAAGACGAGGCGGCCGCGTTCAACAAGCGCTCGTTGGCCGAGACCGACTACGTGTACGTGTGGGTCGACGGGATCCACCTCAAGGTCCGTCTCGAGCAGGACAAGGTGTGCCTGCTGGTGATGATCGGCGTGCGTGCCGACGGTTCGAAGGAACTGATCGCGCTCGACGACGGGCACCGGGAGTCGACCGAGTCCTGGCTCGACCTGCTCCGGTGCTGCAAGCGACGTGGCATGCGGGTACCGGTGCTCGCGGTCGGCGACGGTGCACTCGGGTTCTGGGCCGCGGTCCGGCAGGTGTTCCCCGAGGCTCGTGAGCAGCGCTGCTGGTTCCACAAGATCGCCAACGTCCTCAACGTGCTGCCGAAGTCGGCCCAGCCCGGCGCGAAGGCCGCGCTGGCGGAGATCTGGAACGCCGAGGACAAGGACCACGCGAAGGCCGCGGCGAAGGCGTTCGTAGCCGACTACGGTGCGAAGTGGCCCAAGGCGGCCGCGAAGATCACCGAGGACCTCGACGTGCTCTTGGCGTTCTACGACTACCCGGCCGAGCACTGGATCCACCTGCGCACGACCAACCCGATCGAGTCGACCTTCGCCACCGTCCGGCTTCGTCAGCGGGTCACCAAGGGACCCGGCTCCCGGGCTGCCGGGGTGGCCATGGCGTTCAAGCTCATCGAGTCCGCGCAAGCACGCTGGCGCGCGGTCAATGCACCGCACCTGGTCGCGTTGGTCCGCGCGGGTGCGACCTTCAAGAACGGCCAACTCGTCGAACGCGACGACGACGAGACGGGAGCGGCCGCGTGA
- a CDS encoding 2TM domain-containing protein, which translates to MTEPLQPYLPAAAEADLRRRAAKRIKRKRELRQHLTSYAIVIGALWIIWALTSRGYPWPVWPMLGWGIGLAFHIVSLRWDEPPSEAQIAAEAERLRALDQRRGQLPGPQDVVDRDRS; encoded by the coding sequence ATGACTGAACCATTGCAGCCCTACCTCCCGGCGGCGGCCGAGGCCGATCTGCGTCGCCGCGCGGCCAAGCGCATCAAGCGCAAGCGGGAGCTTCGCCAGCACCTCACCAGCTACGCCATCGTCATCGGCGCGTTGTGGATCATCTGGGCGCTCACCTCGCGGGGCTACCCGTGGCCGGTCTGGCCGATGCTGGGCTGGGGGATCGGGCTTGCCTTCCACATCGTGTCCCTCAGGTGGGACGAACCGCCCAGCGAAGCGCAGATCGCCGCCGAGGCCGAGCGCCTGCGCGCCCTCGATCAGCGGCGCGGCCAACTGCCGGGGCCGCAGGACGTCGTGGACCGTGATCGTTCCTGA
- a CDS encoding acetoacetate--CoA ligase, which yields MTTPPASEPTPVDAHALDADIEAYDVEPFMRPDPAAVAESRLAKFTAMVNERHGLGLSTYDDLQAWSVRDLDGFWRAVWDFFDVVAEGSPDTVLAQDRMPGAVWFPDVRLNYAENLLRWADDPALADEVVVTSIDEEDVRVTATWRELRAQVAAFAAWLRSVGVEPGDRVIGYVPNELRALVAFLGSAAIGAVWSACGQDYSAEGAAARFGQLEPVVLVTADGYRWNGKVMDRRAEVDRLAAALPTLRAVVAMPHLGLGPETSAPGGAPGAPDVPRVSWDEAMASAATGATGAPQGPDYARLPFDAPLWILFSSGTTGKPKGIVHSHGGVLLELLKMLGLHMEMGPGRGLFWYTTTNWMLWNIVASAPLAGAPTVMYDGSPSYPDPMRPWRIIAEHRVAVAGLSPAFLLSCEKAGLNPGEGLNFDALRVVGVTGAPLPASPYPWIRDHVGAHVRVYSMSGGTDVATSFTGGAINTPIWAGELPRPMLGVALQSWDGQGQPVVGQVGELVITRPMPSMPLYFWADPDGARYHDAYFDHFPGVWRHGDWMEVTGRGSLIVSGRSDSTLNRHGVRLGSADIYEVVDTLPDVAESLVIGAELDGGGYWLVLFVVPAEGVTFDDSTAAAIKSAIRDGASPRHVPDDVIAVASLPHTKTGKKLEVPVKRLIQGHPLESVAAPDAVDDYASLTQFQRYVGGKRDA from the coding sequence ATGACGACGCCACCCGCCAGCGAGCCGACCCCGGTCGACGCCCACGCCCTCGACGCCGACATCGAGGCTTACGACGTCGAACCCTTCATGCGGCCCGACCCCGCGGCGGTCGCCGAGTCTCGCCTTGCCAAGTTCACGGCGATGGTCAACGAGCGGCACGGGTTGGGCCTTTCGACGTACGACGACCTGCAGGCCTGGTCCGTGCGCGACCTCGACGGGTTCTGGCGCGCCGTGTGGGACTTCTTCGACGTGGTGGCCGAGGGCAGCCCCGACACCGTGCTCGCGCAGGACCGGATGCCGGGAGCGGTGTGGTTCCCCGACGTACGGCTCAACTACGCCGAGAACCTGCTGCGCTGGGCCGACGACCCCGCCCTGGCCGATGAGGTCGTGGTCACCTCCATCGACGAGGAGGACGTGCGCGTCACCGCGACGTGGCGCGAGCTGCGCGCCCAAGTGGCCGCGTTCGCCGCGTGGCTGCGCTCGGTCGGCGTCGAGCCGGGGGACCGGGTGATCGGGTACGTGCCCAACGAGCTGCGCGCCCTCGTCGCCTTCCTCGGCTCCGCCGCGATCGGGGCGGTCTGGTCGGCCTGCGGTCAGGACTACTCGGCCGAGGGGGCAGCGGCCCGATTCGGGCAGCTGGAGCCGGTGGTGCTGGTGACCGCCGACGGGTACCGCTGGAACGGCAAGGTCATGGATCGCCGCGCCGAGGTCGACCGGCTGGCGGCCGCGCTGCCGACGTTGCGCGCCGTGGTGGCGATGCCGCACCTCGGGCTCGGTCCCGAGACCTCGGCGCCGGGTGGGGCGCCCGGCGCACCCGACGTACCGCGGGTGTCCTGGGACGAGGCGATGGCGAGCGCCGCGACGGGAGCGACCGGGGCGCCGCAGGGGCCGGACTACGCGCGGCTGCCGTTCGACGCGCCGCTGTGGATCCTGTTCAGCTCCGGCACCACCGGCAAGCCGAAGGGGATCGTGCACAGCCACGGCGGCGTGCTGCTGGAGCTGCTCAAGATGCTCGGCCTGCACATGGAGATGGGGCCGGGGCGGGGGCTGTTCTGGTACACGACGACGAACTGGATGCTCTGGAACATCGTCGCGTCGGCGCCGCTCGCGGGGGCGCCGACGGTGATGTACGACGGGTCGCCGTCCTACCCCGACCCGATGCGGCCCTGGCGGATCATCGCCGAGCACCGCGTGGCCGTGGCGGGGTTGAGCCCGGCGTTCTTGCTGTCGTGTGAGAAGGCTGGGCTGAATCCAGGGGAGGGCCTGAACTTCGACGCGTTGCGCGTGGTCGGGGTGACTGGGGCGCCGCTGCCGGCGTCGCCGTACCCCTGGATCCGCGACCACGTCGGGGCGCACGTGCGGGTCTACTCCATGAGCGGCGGCACGGATGTCGCGACGTCGTTCACCGGCGGCGCGATCAACACCCCGATCTGGGCCGGCGAACTCCCGCGACCGATGCTCGGGGTGGCGCTGCAGTCGTGGGACGGGCAGGGCCAGCCGGTGGTCGGGCAGGTCGGCGAGCTGGTGATCACGCGGCCGATGCCGTCGATGCCGCTGTACTTCTGGGCCGACCCCGACGGCGCCCGCTATCACGACGCCTACTTCGACCACTTCCCCGGCGTGTGGCGGCACGGGGACTGGATGGAGGTGACCGGGCGCGGGTCGCTGATCGTGTCGGGGCGCTCAGACTCGACGCTCAACCGGCACGGCGTACGGCTGGGCAGCGCCGACATCTACGAGGTGGTCGACACCCTCCCGGACGTCGCCGAATCGCTCGTCATCGGAGCGGAATTGGACGGCGGCGGGTATTGGTTGGTGCTGTTCGTGGTGCCCGCCGAGGGGGTGACGTTCGATGATTCGACCGCCGCGGCGATCAAGTCCGCGATCCGCGACGGGGCGTCCCCGCGGCACGTGCCCGACGACGTCATCGCGGTGGCCTCGCTGCCCCACACCAAGACCGGCAAGAAGCTCGAGGTCCCGGTCAAGCGGCTGATCCAGGGGCACCCGCTCGAGTCGGTCGCGGCCCCTGACGCCGTCGACGACTACGCGAGCCTGACGCAATTCCAGCGGTACGTCGGCGGCAAGCGGGACGCCTGA
- a CDS encoding beta-propeller domain-containing protein encodes MSATSRSGSRATSRLPRRSVAAVGLAAAVVAAAGAIGLAAPDGTPSAAAAPALPTFGTCAEVDDWLAQRWTEQTGGAKSGRADNLAGPAAGASVERSTVAAAGSVAADATGAVGSSGTGTNTQEAGVDEADGVKARDGLLYTVDAAGLRVLDVRGAAPALLATLPLSISRTGAHDSIAPSESPELLLVGQRVAVFTTTFTPPTTAPTTVPPTTVPPSAAAPRDFSITRATVVDVADPRSPKLLTSIETPGRTIAAREHGGLIRWVTSSLTRPQGLDCTRIAHPQEPSGAGLLAVRSLDPAKTRAGEPGSPIADAAGVTAAGEMVYASADRLYVATTAGGWWGPIRPAIGGVADIGPAPGDAGPNTWIHAFDTAPGSPLRHVASGQVEGILLSRWSMSERDRRLRVATTRSLPAAPSVPGPGSQGALPAPVTSDAAVSVLVEDGGTLRQVGRATGLGKGERVKSVRWFDDLGVVVTFRQTDPLYVLDLADPTRPAVRGELKVPGFSTYLHPIGDHRLLGVGMTATDQGRITGAQVATFDIADAARPARLDVAEAPGSRADLTYDARAFAYLPAARTALVPGFWSASEAPGPFAPAVRGFTVDSGGRLTVIGTVTGTGLRGGPLRQVTISPTRVALVAGGGGAPATLEVLDVAGGTLNATGTLTLPSQPR; translated from the coding sequence ATGAGCGCCACGTCCCGGTCTGGTTCACGGGCCACGTCCCGCCTCCCCCGCCGATCGGTCGCCGCCGTCGGATTGGCGGCCGCCGTGGTCGCCGCCGCGGGCGCGATCGGGCTGGCGGCGCCGGACGGTACGCCGAGTGCTGCCGCCGCCCCGGCGCTGCCGACGTTCGGGACCTGCGCCGAGGTGGACGACTGGCTGGCGCAGCGATGGACCGAGCAGACCGGTGGGGCCAAGTCCGGGAGGGCCGATAATCTCGCCGGACCGGCGGCCGGCGCCTCGGTCGAGCGGTCGACGGTCGCGGCCGCAGGGTCGGTGGCCGCGGACGCCACCGGTGCCGTCGGCAGCAGCGGCACGGGGACAAACACCCAGGAGGCCGGCGTCGACGAGGCCGACGGAGTCAAGGCGCGCGACGGGCTCTTGTACACCGTCGACGCGGCCGGGCTACGCGTCCTGGACGTCCGCGGCGCCGCGCCCGCGCTGCTCGCCACGCTGCCCCTGTCGATCTCCCGCACCGGTGCCCACGACTCGATCGCGCCCTCCGAGTCACCCGAGCTGCTCCTGGTGGGCCAGCGCGTGGCGGTCTTCACCACGACCTTCACTCCGCCCACGACCGCCCCCACCACGGTGCCGCCGACCACGGTGCCGCCCAGCGCCGCCGCGCCGCGGGACTTCTCGATCACCCGCGCCACCGTCGTCGACGTCGCGGACCCCCGCTCCCCCAAGCTGCTGACCAGCATCGAGACTCCGGGACGCACGATTGCCGCCCGGGAACACGGCGGGCTGATCCGCTGGGTGACCAGCTCCCTGACCCGGCCGCAGGGCCTCGACTGCACCCGGATCGCCCACCCGCAGGAACCGTCGGGCGCCGGGCTGCTCGCCGTGCGGTCCCTCGACCCCGCGAAGACCCGCGCCGGCGAACCCGGCAGTCCCATCGCCGACGCGGCGGGCGTGACCGCCGCGGGGGAGATGGTCTACGCGAGCGCCGATCGGCTCTACGTCGCGACCACCGCGGGTGGCTGGTGGGGGCCGATCCGACCCGCGATCGGCGGGGTGGCCGACATTGGGCCCGCGCCGGGGGACGCCGGGCCGAACACGTGGATCCACGCCTTCGACACCGCGCCGGGGTCGCCGCTGCGGCACGTGGCCTCGGGCCAGGTGGAGGGGATCCTGCTCAGTCGGTGGTCCATGTCCGAGCGCGACCGGCGGTTGCGCGTGGCGACGACCCGCTCGCTGCCGGCGGCGCCGTCCGTTCCGGGGCCCGGTTCGCAAGGCGCCCTACCGGCGCCGGTCACCAGCGACGCGGCGGTCTCGGTGCTGGTCGAGGACGGCGGCACGCTCCGGCAGGTCGGTCGGGCCACCGGGCTCGGCAAGGGCGAACGGGTCAAGTCCGTGCGCTGGTTCGACGACCTGGGCGTCGTGGTCACCTTCCGGCAGACCGACCCGCTGTACGTGCTGGACCTCGCCGACCCCACGCGCCCGGCCGTCCGCGGGGAGCTGAAGGTGCCCGGGTTCTCGACGTACCTGCACCCCATCGGCGACCACCGGCTCCTCGGGGTCGGGATGACGGCGACCGACCAGGGTCGGATCACCGGCGCGCAGGTGGCGACGTTCGACATCGCCGACGCGGCCCGGCCGGCGCGGCTCGATGTGGCGGAGGCACCCGGCAGCCGGGCGGACCTGACGTACGACGCCCGCGCGTTCGCCTATCTGCCGGCGGCCCGCACCGCGCTGGTGCCGGGGTTCTGGTCGGCGAGCGAGGCTCCCGGGCCGTTCGCCCCGGCCGTCCGAGGCTTCACGGTCGATTCCGGGGGCCGGCTGACCGTGATCGGCACGGTCACCGGCACCGGTCTGCGGGGCGGGCCGCTGCGGCAGGTGACCATCTCGCCGACCCGCGTGGCGCTGGTCGCCGGGGGCGGTGGGGCGCCCGCGACCCTGGAAGTCCTCGACGTGGCCGGCGGCACGCTGAACGCGACGGGAACCCTGACCCTCCCCTCGCAACCACGGTGA
- a CDS encoding alpha/beta hydrolase fold domain-containing protein, with amino-acid sequence MAGDDGLRRPSRAMRLVTRILATEPKLMADAEAFAAAHLGRDYPEPVPPPAALRRVAEVSTEEIAGRTVFTARPRRGGTPWHLLYLHGGGYVSELFGVHWDIVLQLLRHTGATVSIPIYPLAPEHDHREGNAYVEAVYRELIRRYPPERTVLVGDSAGGGMALVQAMRYRDRGLPLPARLVLFAPATSVVPTNPEVDEIEPRDVILARPGGALAGVWWAGPDEPSHPDVSPLYGDPRGLPPVDMYVGTADILWPDARIMARHIAEAGGEVRLVEYPDAIHVFVGATFTPEAQDVYRRLAVTLGVAPLAPRLTRDPGVAMLGAPAVIFPHQVALRLHARGTPWIRHIGARAHLRFTVRGTRLEQFVAGRRLARP; translated from the coding sequence ATGGCGGGGGACGATGGGCTGCGGCGACCGAGCCGCGCCATGCGCCTGGTGACCCGCATCCTGGCCACCGAACCGAAGCTGATGGCCGACGCGGAGGCCTTTGCCGCGGCGCACCTCGGTCGCGACTACCCCGAGCCAGTCCCGCCGCCCGCCGCGCTGCGCCGCGTCGCGGAGGTCAGCACCGAGGAGATCGCCGGCCGAACGGTCTTCACCGCGCGGCCGCGCCGGGGCGGCACCCCGTGGCACCTGCTCTATCTGCACGGCGGCGGCTACGTCAGCGAGCTGTTCGGCGTCCACTGGGACATCGTGCTGCAGCTGCTGCGGCACACCGGCGCCACGGTGAGCATCCCCATCTACCCGCTGGCCCCCGAGCACGACCACCGGGAGGGGAATGCGTACGTCGAGGCCGTCTACCGCGAACTCATCCGGCGCTACCCGCCCGAGCGCACCGTGCTCGTAGGCGACTCCGCGGGCGGCGGAATGGCGCTGGTGCAGGCGATGCGCTATCGCGACCGCGGCCTCCCCCTCCCGGCCCGGCTCGTGCTCTTTGCGCCGGCCACCTCCGTCGTACCGACCAATCCCGAGGTCGACGAGATCGAGCCGCGCGACGTGATCCTGGCCCGGCCCGGCGGCGCGCTCGCGGGCGTGTGGTGGGCCGGCCCGGACGAGCCCTCACACCCGGACGTCAGCCCGCTCTACGGCGACCCGCGCGGGCTGCCGCCGGTGGACATGTACGTCGGGACCGCCGACATCCTCTGGCCCGATGCCCGGATCATGGCCCGGCACATCGCCGAGGCGGGCGGGGAGGTGCGGCTGGTCGAGTACCCCGACGCGATCCACGTGTTCGTCGGCGCGACGTTCACGCCCGAGGCGCAGGACGTCTACCGGCGCCTCGCCGTGACGCTGGGCGTTGCGCCCCTCGCGCCGCGGCTCACCCGGGACCCCGGCGTCGCCATGCTCGGCGCCCCCGCGGTGATCTTCCCGCACCAGGTCGCGCTGCGGCTGCACGCGCGGGGCACACCGTGGATCCGACACATCGGGGCCCGCGCCCACCTGCGGTTCACCGTGCGCGGAACCCGGCTGGAGCAGTTCGTGGCCGGCCGCCGCCTGGCCCGGCCGTAG
- a CDS encoding RNA-binding S4 domain-containing protein, with product MAEQSSVRVDSWLWAVRVYKSRSLATTSCKAGHVAVDGVRAKPSTLVHPGQRVVVRGEQRERILVVRQLLAKRVSAPLAAEAYLDESPPPPPREERPAPVALRLRGAGRPTKRERRDLDRFRGR from the coding sequence ATGGCGGAACAGAGCAGCGTCCGCGTGGACTCCTGGCTGTGGGCGGTCCGCGTGTACAAGAGCCGATCGCTCGCCACCACCTCCTGCAAAGCCGGGCACGTCGCGGTCGACGGCGTCCGGGCGAAGCCGTCCACACTGGTCCACCCCGGCCAGCGGGTCGTGGTCCGCGGCGAACAGCGCGAGCGCATCCTCGTCGTACGCCAACTGCTCGCCAAGCGCGTGAGCGCCCCGCTGGCCGCGGAGGCCTACCTCGACGAGTCGCCACCGCCGCCTCCGCGCGAGGAGCGGCCGGCGCCGGTCGCGTTGCGGCTCCGTGGAGCCGGTCGCCCGACCAAGCGGGAGCGGCGGGACCTGGACCGGTTCCGTGGCCGCTGA